One region of Candidatus Polarisedimenticolia bacterium genomic DNA includes:
- a CDS encoding GIY-YIG nuclease family protein yields the protein MPRWHVYLVRCRDGALYTGIATDVSRRLAEHEQGAGKGAKYLRGKGPLRLVLNKAVGRRGLALRVEARIKRLPKARKEDLIGQDALIGRIVAQAGRKALRRARRPGSGA from the coding sequence ATGCCTCGGTGGCATGTCTATCTGGTGCGGTGCCGAGATGGGGCCCTTTACACCGGCATCGCGACGGACGTCTCTCGCCGGCTTGCAGAGCATGAGCAGGGTGCGGGCAAAGGCGCAAAGTATCTTCGCGGCAAGGGGCCGCTACGGCTCGTGCTCAACAAGGCGGTCGGGAGACGGGGTCTTGCGCTCCGCGTCGAAGCCCGCATCAAACGGCTCCCGAAGGCACGGAAAGAAGATCTGATCGGGCAGGACGCCTTGATCGGGAGAATCGTCGCCCAGGCCGGACGAAAGGCGCTCCGGAGGGCGCGCAGACCAGGATCGGGCGCCTAG
- a CDS encoding YaeQ family protein codes for MALTATLYTLRTELADIDRGVYETLEVRLARQPSETAEYMVTRFLAYCMEYTEGIELTEGVAAGKLPAVLIRDLTGRVTAWIEVGSPDPQRLHRGSKLAGRAAVYTHRATSQLLAELNGRKIHRAAEIPVYEFGRGFIDAVAAVLPRRAEVSVSITERQLYLNVEGRGYSTAVVEHRIG; via the coding sequence ATGGCGCTCACCGCGACCCTCTACACTCTGCGCACCGAGCTGGCTGACATCGATCGCGGTGTCTACGAGACGCTCGAGGTGCGGCTGGCGCGGCAACCCTCCGAGACGGCCGAGTACATGGTCACGCGCTTCCTCGCCTATTGCATGGAGTACACGGAGGGGATCGAGCTCACGGAAGGAGTCGCGGCTGGAAAACTCCCGGCGGTGCTGATACGGGACCTGACCGGCCGCGTCACGGCGTGGATCGAAGTCGGCAGTCCCGATCCGCAACGACTTCACCGCGGCAGCAAGCTCGCGGGGCGAGCGGCCGTCTACACCCATCGGGCGACCTCGCAACTGCTGGCGGAGCTGAATGGCAGGAAGATCCACCGAGCCGCGGAGATCCCGGTCTACGAGTTCGGGCGAGGCTTCATCGACGCGGTCGCGGCGGTGTTGCCGAGACGCGCCGAAGTGTCGGTCTCGATCACCGAACGACAGCTCTATCTAAATGTCGAGGGGCGGGGCTACAGCACGGCGGTGGTCGAGCATCGCATCGGATGA
- a CDS encoding DUF5996 family protein, giving the protein MTASSTAWPPLPLEAWSDTYATLHMWTQIVGKIRLAQSPWMNHGWHCTFYVTARGLTTSPVPHGSRTFQIDFDFIGHQLTVLTSDGLTGGLALESQSVATFYKRLMAEMDNLDMHVRINQKPNEVADPIHFDQDETHRAYDREYANRFFRILVQTDRVFKAFRGRFIGKCSPVHFFWGGPDLAVTRFSGRWAPKHPGGIPNLPDPVTQEAYSEEVSSCGFWPGGGPIPHAAFYSYAYPEPAGFAASPVQPREAFYSKDLREFILPYDAVRQSETPDDMLLEFLETTYSAAADLAEWDRSSLERTQDPKSVV; this is encoded by the coding sequence ATGACCGCTTCGTCCACAGCATGGCCGCCTCTCCCACTCGAGGCCTGGAGCGACACCTACGCCACGTTACACATGTGGACCCAGATCGTCGGGAAGATCCGCCTCGCGCAAAGTCCCTGGATGAATCATGGCTGGCACTGCACTTTCTACGTGACAGCCAGAGGCCTGACCACATCGCCCGTTCCACACGGGAGCCGCACGTTCCAGATCGATTTCGATTTCATCGGCCATCAGCTCACGGTCCTGACGAGCGACGGCCTCACCGGCGGTCTTGCGCTCGAATCGCAGTCGGTCGCGACCTTCTACAAGCGCCTGATGGCGGAGATGGACAACCTCGATATGCACGTGAGAATCAACCAGAAGCCCAACGAGGTTGCCGACCCGATCCATTTCGATCAGGACGAAACTCACCGAGCGTACGACCGCGAGTACGCCAACCGCTTCTTTCGCATCCTCGTGCAGACGGACCGCGTCTTCAAAGCGTTTCGTGGGCGGTTCATCGGAAAATGCAGCCCTGTGCACTTTTTCTGGGGCGGTCCCGATCTGGCCGTAACGCGGTTCTCCGGACGTTGGGCCCCGAAGCATCCCGGCGGAATTCCGAACCTTCCGGACCCGGTGACGCAGGAGGCTTACTCGGAGGAGGTCAGCAGTTGCGGGTTCTGGCCCGGCGGCGGTCCGATTCCCCATGCCGCGTTCTATTCCTATGCCTATCCCGAGCCGGCCGGGTTTGCGGCATCTCCCGTGCAGCCTCGGGAGGCGTTTTACAGCAAGGATCTTCGGGAGTTCATCCTTCCATACGACGCCGTCCGGCAGTCGGAAACGCCGGATGACATGCTGCTCGAATTCCTGGAAACGACGTATAGCGCCGCAGCAGATTTGGCGGAATGGGATCGCAGCTCACTCGAACGCACCCAGGACCCGAAGAGTGTGGTCTAA